Proteins encoded by one window of Halomonas chromatireducens:
- a CDS encoding symmetrical bis(5'-nucleosyl)-tetraphosphatase: MTTYAIGDLQGCHAEFVELLERLAFDPRHDRLWLAGDLVNRGPGSLDCLREVRALGEAAVTVLGNHDLHLLAVARGGASLNRKDTLESILEAPDREALLDWLQSRPLLVRQAVAGQGDTVMSHAGVLPQWSPALAEVLAGEVVGELRSERSGAFLEQMYGNEPACWHDSLEGVDRLRAIVNVLTRMRFIDAEGCLDFSAKEGLDSAPAGFAPWFCYPRQDEARLVFGHWAALEGKAPGARARVEALDTGCVWGGRLTALNLSTGERTGVPSHQRR, from the coding sequence ATGACGACCTACGCCATCGGAGACTTGCAGGGCTGTCACGCCGAATTCGTCGAACTGCTCGAACGGCTCGCTTTCGATCCCAGGCATGATCGCCTTTGGCTTGCCGGTGACCTGGTCAATCGTGGGCCGGGATCGCTGGATTGCCTGCGCGAAGTGCGGGCACTCGGCGAGGCTGCCGTGACGGTACTGGGCAACCACGACCTCCATTTGTTGGCGGTGGCGCGTGGCGGGGCATCGCTTAACCGCAAGGATACCCTCGAGAGCATTCTTGAGGCACCGGATCGTGAGGCGCTGCTCGACTGGCTGCAGTCTCGCCCGTTGCTGGTGCGACAGGCGGTGGCAGGGCAGGGCGATACGGTGATGAGTCATGCGGGAGTGCTGCCGCAGTGGTCACCGGCGCTGGCCGAGGTGCTGGCCGGTGAAGTGGTCGGCGAGCTGCGCAGCGAGCGCAGCGGTGCCTTTCTCGAGCAGATGTACGGCAATGAGCCCGCCTGCTGGCATGATTCGCTCGAAGGAGTCGACCGGCTGCGCGCCATCGTCAATGTGCTGACCCGGATGCGCTTCATCGACGCCGAGGGCTGTCTCGATTTCTCTGCCAAGGAGGGCCTGGACAGCGCGCCAGCCGGCTTTGCCCCCTGGTTCTGCTATCCTCGCCAGGATGAGGCCCGGCTGGTGTTCGGTCACTGGGCGGCCCTGGAGGGGAAGGCCCCCGGTGCGCGCGCCCGGGTCGAGGCGCTTGATACCGGCTGTGTCTGGGGCGGCAGGCTGACGGCATTGAATCTCTCCACCGGCGAGCGTACTGGCGTGCCCAGTCATCAGCGCCGCTGA